The nucleotide sequence ACCTGAGAACCACCGGACTCCCTATTGGGATGTTTGCTGAGAGTCGCTATGAACAATCAGTATGTCAAATTCCTTCAGGTTCTAGCCTGTATCTTTTTAGTGATGGAATTTATGAAATACAACAAAAAGACGGTCAGATCTGGGGGCTGGAAAATTTTCTGCAATTTTTAAATAATTTTCATACCTATTCTCTCCCAAGTTTAGATCAGCTTATCAAAGCCATTCAATATTTTCATCAAAATACTCATTTTCAAGATGATTTTTCTATTATACAAATTAATTTTTTCAAGGATTAAAATGCCAGCTTTTTACCGAGAGATTAATTAATGATTATTTTCCTAAAATTTTTTGTTCTAACTCTTCGCGGCTAGAAAAAATTTCAAAGACCCGATCCATACTGGTTAATTTAAATAACATTTGGATTTGCTCATTGATCGAGCAAAGAAAAAGTTTAGATCCGGCTGAATGAGCCGTTCTTAAAGATAAAACTAATGCTCCTAAACCGGAACTATCCATAAAAGTAACATCTCTAAAATCAATCACAATGATATCAATCTTTTCTTTGACAAGCTGGCTAATTTCTTGGCGGAAATCGGGGGCTTGCGTAGCATCTAGAATTCCCGAAGGTTTAACCACTTTTATCATACTGCTCATAATACTCTCTACTTGGTTTTCAAGAAAAACCTAAAAGGGGATAGCTTTTGAAGTTTAAATTCAAAAAATTGTTCCATCGGTTCGGTATTTAAGGATTAAAATAATTAAGATAACACTCATCCCTCAGAAAATTTCGGGCACAATTCATCACTTCACTGGTCAAAAAGCCGCTCATACACTCTTAAACTCTTGCAAGAGAATTGAAGAAAAATTTAATGATCTAAGAGGTTTATGGTATAATAGCTCAACTCAGAAGTTTAACTAGATGTTAGGCGTTGGCATTTTAAATTTGGCATGAAACAATTTTTATCTGGGTTCATTATACCATTTTAGGTAAGAGAGAGAGAAGGAAAAATTGCTGATGTGTTAAGTTAAAAAAATGTTTTGTAGCAGGACTCAAAATGAATGGAAAGCTATGATGTAATTATTATTGGTGCTGGCCATAATGGCTTAGTTTGTGCGGCTTACTTACTGAAAGCTGGTTATAAAGTTTTGTTACTAGAGAAGCGCTCAGTACCCGGAGGGGCAGCAACCACAGAAGAGGTGATCCCCAAAGATGCACCGGGTTTTAAATTTAACCTCTGTGCCATCGA is from Gloeothece verrucosa PCC 7822 and encodes:
- a CDS encoding STAS domain-containing protein codes for the protein MSSMIKVVKPSGILDATQAPDFRQEISQLVKEKIDIIVIDFRDVTFMDSSGLGALVLSLRTAHSAGSKLFLCSINEQIQMLFKLTSMDRVFEIFSSREELEQKILGK